The DNA sequence TGCGTGCCTCATGAATTATTTTCTGGATGGTAGAATAGCTTTATTACTTGCCCTTTGTAAATCAAATTAAAAATGTAGCCCTAGTTGCCCTTCATTAATCTAATAATCAGTCGTCACCATCTCACTACTACATATCTCAACATTTCATCTGAACTAAACCATATTCAGGTTTCTTCAGAAAAAAAGAATGGCATACACTTTTCACTCCCTAGCGTTCTTCTGCTCAAGCATGCATTCTAATATTCAAGCTTATCAGTTTTCACCAATCAGCCTTGGCTTGGAGTTGGGGACCTGATGTTCCTCTGATCCTACACAGGGCTTTGTCTCCCTCCCTTTCAACCGATCCTACTACCATATTCAGAAACCTTACGATGTGCCTGAAGACCAGCTCTACTGCGCCTTCATCGATGGAGTTCATAAATGTTGGGTCTACTCCACAGACAAACCTCACACTACTACCAGCCAAACCCTGCCTCGCACTGAGATTGCCATACAAGTAAGCCATGCACAGAAAACACTATTTTAGATACTAAAGAATTCACCTCATTGGTATTATTAATCATTTTCCTCTCGAATTAAATCGAGCACAGGGATACAATTACTCTTCTGGGGTGTGGGAGTTCGAAGCATTTGGGTACGTCCCAAAAGGGACATCAGGGGTGTGCATAATGCAAGTGTTTGGAGCAACGTACTGCTCCTTATGCCACAACTTATTGAGCATAGCCTTGCTGTAGACAATCAAACCCCATCAAAGGACGCTCAAGTTGCCACACCAGATCAAGACTCTCTTACACAATGAAAGCATGTTCATATCTGCTGTAACAAAATCTAGAAGAATGTAGAATCAGTTGGTTATTCCCTCCCTGAAGTTTAGGAGCTAAATTAACAATCATCCATGTATAAATAGCTGTGTACATAACAGAATGATTAATCAATACAATTCACAAGTTTTTCATGCTTAGCTTTCTTCtattctctctgtttctctttACAACTCTGATGCTGAGGGTCTACAATGGTTCACTAACATACTACATGGCTCCGGTGTTGGTTCCCAACATCTACGATAAGTGGTTCAAGCTCAATGTGGTTCACGATGTTGATGGTGCAAAAGTCAGAGTGTACATTGATAGATGTCTCAAAATCGAAGCAGATGGTCGTGGAGGAACCTCTCATGCTTTCAAATGTGGTGTCTACGCCCAGATGAATGACTCCAATTACATGGAGTCTCGTTGGAAACACATCAAAGTTTTAAGAAAGTGTGGACGTTGATCTATAGTATATAGCATTCTGTTCATGAATAAAAGTGTATAAACCAATActattagaaagaaaaagaaatttactGTCTTCTTGTATATTTGCATGCAAGCAGGGCTTTATATTTTGACGACTGTATCAGTTGGAAGGTAGATCAGCACGTTTGTAGTACGActagtttcaaactttcaatagaaaacaaaatgaagagtACCACCCAGGTAAGCTTAATCTTTTTCTAGATTCTTTACAAAGGAGATGAAGTTAGTGTGGGGTAAATACACACTACAATATATGCAATTAACGACGATAATTGAATGTTTGTGCAGACTGTGAAGCACGCAATTATTCTGTAACAGAGATATTTCAAACAGAACTCTCCAGTTTATGTATAtcataaattaataatatttgACAAATGAAACCCAATATATTCCATAATTCTACTTTTTCAATGTGTGAAGCCTCGACTGACGGCAGGGAGGCCTGCTGTATGTGCTGCAAGAGCGTGAAGCAGGGGGAGAGTGGGACCAGGTGCTCATCAACTTGCTGGGCTTTGGGTTGTGACTTCTCTTTGGGCTTTCTATTGGGCTAGGCCCATTGCTCTGTTTTTAGTttagtctaattacaataaagaTCCTTGTATTAGGAGCACTCTATGTAGTTTGCCTACAGAATGATCGGTGTCTACACATTTAGGTGCAAAGTTCTTTGGTGTACCGCAATTAAGCGCATTGGCACCGGGAACTTTGTCTGCTATTATTCTTAGTTTAGAATTATGTTATTGTGCTAGGCTCCTGCAACAGGAGCAATATTGTTTCAAGTGTAATGACACTTATTCCCTTGGTGGGAACTATGTATTGGGTCATTCTAGCCTGTGTTTGCTATGAATGAAAtcattactttaaaaaaaaaaaaaaagtgtgaagCATTTCAATTGACTTTGTAAGCATAAAATTAAGAGTTGGAGTTGTGACCAAAACTGGGAAAAACGTGATGAAGTTCAAAGAGGGTGATTGTGTAGGAGTTGGGGTCAAATGGAAACCTGGAAGAGTGCAACTCATGGGAGACTTGATGAGAATGTGAAATCTCAAAACATAACTTTATCATGGTTTTAGAGCAGTTTAACTCACATGTGAATATCTCAAAACATAACTTTATCATGGTTTTGGAGCAGGTTAACCCACATGTGAATATCTCACAGCCGCACGTGCTCTGCGACATCTAATATAAATTGTTtatgtatatggattgaaaaATTGCACCAATATAAGTTGTAAATATCTTGGTAAAACTGATATTTACCTATAACTCTTACTATCATGACTAGACAGAAACTTATGGCAGTTATTATTGTTGGAAGGAGATGCTTGACTTCTGTCCCAAGCAAAATATTACCTACGAAATTGAGCTGATCAAATTCGATTACATTGACACCGCCTATGAAACGACTTGAGGAATTCAGGTATTGGTATGGGGAACTCCTTGTCTTGGTAGATCTGGCTTTCATGTACTATCGATTGCTATTTTCATATTGTTTTT is a window from the Rosa chinensis cultivar Old Blush chromosome 2, RchiOBHm-V2, whole genome shotgun sequence genome containing:
- the LOC112184138 gene encoding citrate-binding protein-like, whose protein sequence is SDPTQGFVSLPFNRSYYHIQKPYDVPEDQLYCAFIDGVHKCWVYSTDKPHTTTSQTLPRTEIAIQGYNYSSGVWEFEAFGYVPKGTSGVCIMQVFGATYCSLTLMLRVYNGSLTYYMAPVLVPNIYDKWFKLNVVHDVDGAKVRVYIDRCLKIEADGRGGTSHAFKCGVYAQMNDSNYMESRWKHIKVLRKALYFDDCISWKVDQHVCSTTSFKLSIENKMKSTTQTVKHAIIL